In a genomic window of Anoxybacter fermentans:
- a CDS encoding M20 family metallopeptidase: protein MKEKINRYLQDQEEMMIRDLEEIVNIDSGSYDKDGIDKIIKIFKRKYMELGFEVEVDEQKEYGNNLIARRKGNVSGNFLFLGHVDTVFEKGTVSERPFTIKGDCVYGPGVCDMKGGVIILYYALKALLDLEYPNLPDLTVLLNGDEEIGSPSSRSLIEKEGKNATYCFVLEPGRADGSIVTARKGVGIFEMTVTGVASHAGSNHQAGRSAIEELAHKIIALHKLTDYTKGTTINVGVIEGGSRPNVVADFAKAKIDLRIERLEEAEEVIAKIKEIAGRSYVRGTTTRLEGGLNRPPMVRTNEVKKLYEVFRKAGKMVGIENLGEKVTGGGSDGNLTSALGVPTIDALGPVGGDAHSANKYIELPSVVKRSQLLAQAITLLVE from the coding sequence GATAGCGGTTCATATGATAAAGATGGGATTGATAAGATTATTAAGATTTTTAAAAGAAAATATATGGAATTGGGCTTTGAAGTAGAGGTTGATGAACAAAAGGAGTATGGAAATAATCTCATTGCCAGAAGAAAAGGAAATGTTTCGGGTAATTTCTTATTTTTAGGTCATGTTGATACAGTATTTGAAAAAGGAACAGTTTCTGAAAGACCATTTACCATCAAAGGTGATTGTGTTTACGGGCCAGGGGTTTGTGATATGAAGGGCGGAGTTATTATACTATATTATGCTCTCAAAGCCCTGCTTGATTTAGAATATCCCAATCTCCCTGATCTTACAGTTTTATTAAATGGTGATGAAGAGATAGGTTCACCGTCTTCTAGATCTTTAATTGAAAAAGAAGGGAAAAATGCGACCTATTGCTTTGTTTTAGAGCCGGGCCGAGCTGATGGCTCTATAGTTACTGCCCGAAAAGGGGTTGGTATATTTGAAATGACTGTAACCGGTGTTGCCTCTCACGCCGGTTCTAACCATCAAGCAGGTAGAAGTGCTATTGAAGAGTTGGCTCATAAAATTATAGCATTGCATAAATTGACTGACTATACTAAAGGGACAACCATCAATGTAGGAGTAATTGAGGGCGGTAGTCGTCCTAATGTTGTAGCTGATTTTGCAAAAGCAAAAATTGACCTACGGATTGAGAGATTAGAAGAAGCAGAGGAGGTTATTGCTAAGATTAAAGAGATTGCCGGACGAAGCTATGTGAGGGGAACAACAACCCGTCTGGAAGGTGGACTGAATAGACCACCTATGGTACGCACTAATGAGGTTAAAAAATTATATGAGGTTTTTAGAAAAGCTGGTAAAATGGTTGGGATTGAGAATCTAGGTGAAAAGGTGACGGGAGGAGGTTCTGATGGTAATTTAACCAGTGCTTTGGGCGTGCCAACCATTGATGCATTGGGTCCAGTTGGTGGTGATGCACATAGTGCAAATAAGTATATAGAATTACCATCAGTGGTTAAGAGATCCCAGTTATTGGCTCAGGCAATTACTTTATTGGTCGAATGA